Within Candidatus Fusobacterium pullicola, the genomic segment ATTAGAGAGATGGTAATCTTTATAAATAGCAAGATTACAGATATAAAGAATGAGTTTAAAAGATTTTTTAAAGATAAAAGAGAGAATTTTGGAAAAGAGGAACACATACATAGTGAAGAGGACGGAGAGGTGTACTTAAAAGAGGAAGACCTACTTCCAAGCTTAGAAGCAATTAATAAGAGAGAGAAATTAATGGAGAGAACTATTGAGTTTGGAGCCTTAAAAAATAGACTGAGTTTAAGACAAATAGAGGTACTTAACTTATATTTTGGATTTGGAGCAGAGAGGAGATTTTCTATTTTTGAAATAGAGGAAAAATTAGGATTAAAAAAGGGAGAGGGAGAGATTATTTTTGAACAAGCTCTTTTAATTCTATCAACAATGGAAGGAAAGATATTTTTATGATAACTAAAGATGTAATAAGGGAATTAGAATTAAATTTTCCTAAAAATTTAGCAGAAGAGTGGGATAATGTAGGATT encodes:
- a CDS encoding sigma-70 family RNA polymerase sigma factor, with the protein product MEKINVIDFERQVVKKYFDEEEFLKFLEEKRELVLDYSKLSLKELEEEDLEIMGEESVIDYLEEVSSIIPNQEENEEDFVVQNLPVVASIAFNYLREGVAYLDVVQEGTMGLMKGIALYDGEKYGDFENYKKYWIIREMVIFINSKITDIKNEFKRFFKDKRENFGKEEHIHSEEDGEVYLKEEDLLPSLEAINKREKLMERTIEFGALKNRLSLRQIEVLNLYFGFGAERRFSIFEIEEKLGLKKGEGEIIFEQALLILSTMEGKIFL